The following are from one region of the Variovorax sp. V213 genome:
- a CDS encoding universal stress protein: MYKRILVATDGSSLSEQAVATAIDLAVLTRAELVSVNVVHVQPYGYFEGSMMLNQREIEASQEQANQTGQRLVDAVQSAATAKGVRGAQAIVVKSNQVAEAIIATAKNQQCDLIVMASHGRRSFARLLMGSETLHVLTHSHIPVLVLR, translated from the coding sequence ATGTACAAGCGCATTCTCGTCGCCACCGATGGCTCTTCGCTCTCCGAGCAGGCGGTTGCAACCGCCATCGACCTTGCCGTGCTGACCCGGGCCGAACTGGTGAGCGTCAACGTCGTGCATGTCCAGCCCTACGGCTATTTCGAAGGTTCGATGATGCTGAACCAGCGCGAAATCGAAGCGTCGCAAGAGCAGGCCAACCAGACCGGCCAGCGCTTGGTCGATGCGGTCCAGAGCGCCGCAACCGCCAAGGGGGTCCGCGGCGCCCAGGCCATCGTCGTGAAGTCGAACCAGGTGGCCGAGGCCATCATCGCGACGGCGAAGAACCAACAGTGCGACCTGATCGTGATGGCTTCCCACGGCCGGCGCAGTTTTGCGCGGCTGCTGATGGGCAGCGAGACGCTGCATGTGCTGACGCACTCGCACATTCCGGTGCTCGTGCTGCGGTAG
- a CDS encoding response regulator — protein MTRIVIVEDELDIASVVQDYLRHAGYETVHFADGQSALEHIIASPPDLTLLDIMLPRLDGIEVLRRAREHTSHPIIMLTARIEEVDRLLGLELGADDYVCKPFSPRELVARVRAVLRRTVPPDDRDQSRQGTPGLVLDDVHWRASLEGTPLNLTRREFGLLQVLSRHPGRIFSRARLLELAYDDTMDVTERAIDSHVKNLRRKLGAVTPSHDWIRSVYGVGFAWEAPVQG, from the coding sequence ATGACCCGCATCGTCATCGTCGAGGACGAACTCGACATCGCCTCGGTGGTGCAGGACTACCTGCGCCACGCCGGCTACGAAACCGTGCATTTCGCCGACGGCCAGAGCGCGCTCGAGCACATCATCGCTTCGCCACCCGACCTCACGCTGCTGGACATCATGCTGCCCCGGCTCGACGGCATCGAGGTGCTGCGCCGCGCGCGCGAACACACCAGCCATCCGATCATCATGCTCACCGCGCGCATCGAGGAGGTCGACCGCCTGCTCGGGCTGGAGCTTGGCGCCGACGACTATGTGTGCAAGCCTTTCTCCCCGCGCGAGCTGGTGGCGCGCGTGCGCGCCGTGCTGCGGCGCACCGTGCCGCCGGATGATCGCGACCAGTCCCGGCAGGGCACGCCGGGCCTCGTGCTGGACGACGTGCACTGGCGCGCTTCGCTCGAAGGAACGCCGCTCAACCTCACCCGGCGCGAGTTCGGATTGCTCCAGGTGCTGTCGCGGCACCCGGGCCGCATCTTCTCGCGCGCGCGCCTGCTCGAGCTGGCCTACGACGACACCATGGACGTGACCGAACGCGCCATCGACAGCCACGTCAAGAACCTGCGGCGCAAGCTCGGCGCCGTCACGCCGTCGCACGACTGGATCCGCTCGGTCTACGGCGTGGGGTTTGCCTGGGAGGCGCCGGTGCAGGGCTGA
- a CDS encoding ATP-binding protein, translating to MPRLTLSRKIFLALAALLIVLLLSFAGLSIVALQRGLGSYVAEIEIRRMDWLSQLLLKHYAANGDWKKLRDNDDAWHRLQMGRLAAVLDGASSPDERKLPPWYENRGPGGNGPDGGPENGARPPPPAQSPQLDLLPKRFVPLPPPWSFPDPREAADSIYQRLAVVDAQGARVVGAQVDQENAARLPLRHGRSVVGYLMLAPVQGLESEADRAFLARQSGVIGLTGLCGLVFALMLSWLLARRWFRPIDDLTQAAQDVARGRLSTRVAVQGSDELALLGKTFNDMAQRLDTVEASRRAWLADAAHELRTPLAAMRAEIEALQDGVRTFDERTALRLHRQVIRLGQLVDDLRSSMREPQSDLLTTAVFPLSLLKEALDHTRDRFAARSIAVDRSAIDLVSAWAQPMIDGDAHRLHQVFMNLLENTLAYTDGGGQLRIGVTVDGAWSGNRLTLHFDDSAPGVPEPEMPRLFDRLFRGESSRSRELGGSGLGLSICRATIEAHGGTIDAQASDLGGLRVILTLPLSRSASP from the coding sequence ATGCCGCGTCTGACGCTTTCCAGGAAGATCTTCCTGGCGCTGGCCGCTCTGCTGATCGTTCTGCTGCTCAGCTTCGCAGGCCTTTCCATCGTTGCACTGCAGCGAGGCCTGGGCTCCTATGTGGCCGAGATCGAGATCCGCCGCATGGACTGGCTCTCCCAGCTGCTGTTGAAGCACTACGCCGCCAACGGCGACTGGAAGAAGCTGCGCGACAACGACGATGCCTGGCACCGCCTGCAGATGGGCCGGCTGGCGGCCGTGCTCGATGGTGCCAGCAGCCCCGACGAACGAAAGCTTCCCCCCTGGTACGAAAACCGCGGGCCGGGCGGCAATGGCCCCGACGGCGGCCCCGAGAACGGCGCCCGCCCACCCCCTCCTGCGCAATCGCCCCAGCTCGACCTGCTGCCCAAGCGGTTCGTGCCGCTGCCGCCGCCATGGTCTTTTCCCGATCCGCGCGAAGCCGCCGACTCGATCTACCAGCGCCTGGCCGTGGTCGACGCGCAAGGCGCGCGCGTGGTCGGCGCGCAGGTCGACCAGGAAAATGCCGCGCGCCTGCCGCTTCGGCACGGCAGGTCGGTCGTCGGCTACCTGATGCTCGCGCCGGTGCAGGGCCTGGAGAGCGAGGCCGACCGCGCCTTTCTCGCGCGCCAGTCGGGCGTGATCGGCCTCACCGGGCTGTGCGGGCTGGTGTTTGCCCTGATGCTGTCATGGCTGCTGGCACGCCGCTGGTTCAGGCCCATCGACGACCTCACGCAGGCGGCGCAGGACGTTGCGCGCGGGCGGCTGTCCACGCGCGTGGCCGTGCAGGGTTCGGACGAACTCGCGCTGCTCGGCAAAACCTTCAACGACATGGCACAGCGCCTCGACACGGTCGAGGCGTCGCGCCGCGCCTGGCTGGCCGACGCGGCGCACGAGCTGCGCACGCCGCTGGCGGCCATGCGCGCCGAAATCGAGGCCCTGCAAGACGGCGTGCGCACCTTCGACGAGCGCACCGCGCTGCGGCTCCATCGGCAGGTGATCCGGCTCGGCCAATTGGTGGACGACCTGCGCAGCAGCATGCGCGAGCCGCAAAGCGACTTGCTCACGACGGCCGTGTTTCCACTCTCGCTGCTGAAGGAAGCGCTCGACCACACGCGCGACCGCTTCGCCGCACGCAGCATTGCCGTGGACCGCAGCGCGATCGACCTGGTCTCGGCGTGGGCGCAGCCGATGATCGACGGCGACGCGCACCGGCTGCACCAGGTGTTCATGAACCTGCTGGAGAACACGCTCGCCTACACCGACGGCGGCGGCCAGCTGCGCATCGGCGTCACGGTCGATGGTGCCTGGTCGGGCAACCGGCTCACGCTGCATTTCGACGACAGCGCGCCGGGCGTTCCCGAGCCGGAAATGCCGCGCCTGTTCGACCGATTGTTCCGTGGGGAATCGTCGCGCAGCCGCGAGCTCGGCGGCTCCGGGCTCGGACTTTCGATCTGCCGCGCGACCATCGAGGCCCACGGCGGCACCATCGATGCCCAGGCGTCCGACCTGGGAGGACTGCGTGTGATTCTCACGCTTCCGCTTTCAAGGAGCGCTTCGCCATGA